In Streptomyces capitiformicae, one genomic interval encodes:
- a CDS encoding ABC transporter substrate-binding protein, translating to MYDERFSGLRRRGFLTATTGAAALALVGCGGTENTADQSGGDGTPRRGGRLRAAFAGGGASETLDPHLANLFADVARAKALFDKLADYGADLSAQPRLATKWEPNKALDRWQVTLREATFHDGKPVTAKDVLYSYRRIADPEKAFRAKASLEPIDLDASRATGERSIEFVLKRPTAEFPNVLAAFGAYIVPENAGENASDFDQKPIGSGPFRFVSFSPGRSAVFRRHDAYWEGAPHLDELEFVVANEESARVNALLGGQVEYAHELNPTTARAHEGKGQIEIVRLRGSAMQAFCMKTDRAPFDDKRVREAFFLIADRQELVDGALSGAGVVGNDLFGKGYEYYAADLPQREQDLDRAKALLKQAGAEKLKVTLDTSAVAAGFTEAAGIFRDQAAKAGVTIDVRMGSKDSYWADILDGGTLACYRSGAMPIEAHISQRLLTDSTTNATHWKHKDFDALYQQAQSTRDKTERAAVYERMQRRLYAEGGFLIWGFADWILGTARKVKGVETKAPANTLDWARFDKVWLA from the coding sequence ATGTACGACGAACGCTTTTCCGGGCTGCGCCGACGCGGCTTCCTCACCGCCACCACCGGGGCCGCCGCCCTCGCCCTCGTCGGCTGCGGCGGCACGGAGAACACGGCCGACCAGAGCGGCGGCGACGGCACGCCCCGGCGCGGCGGACGGCTGCGTGCCGCGTTCGCGGGCGGCGGTGCCAGCGAGACCCTCGACCCGCACCTGGCCAACCTGTTCGCCGATGTCGCCCGCGCCAAGGCGCTGTTCGACAAGCTGGCCGACTACGGCGCCGATCTGTCCGCGCAGCCGCGCCTCGCCACGAAGTGGGAGCCGAACAAGGCGCTGGACCGCTGGCAGGTCACCCTGCGGGAGGCCACCTTCCACGACGGCAAGCCGGTCACCGCGAAGGACGTGCTCTACAGCTATCGCCGGATCGCCGATCCCGAGAAGGCGTTCCGCGCCAAGGCGTCCCTGGAGCCCATCGACCTCGACGCGAGCCGGGCCACCGGTGAGCGGAGCATCGAGTTCGTGCTCAAGCGGCCGACAGCCGAATTCCCCAACGTGCTGGCCGCGTTCGGGGCGTACATCGTCCCGGAGAACGCCGGGGAGAACGCCTCCGACTTCGACCAGAAGCCGATCGGCTCCGGCCCCTTCCGTTTTGTGTCCTTCTCCCCCGGCCGCTCGGCGGTCTTCCGCCGCCACGACGCGTACTGGGAGGGCGCCCCGCACCTCGACGAGCTCGAATTCGTCGTCGCCAACGAGGAGTCGGCCCGCGTCAACGCGCTCCTCGGCGGCCAGGTCGAGTACGCCCACGAGCTGAATCCGACGACCGCGCGCGCTCATGAGGGCAAGGGGCAGATCGAGATCGTCCGGCTGCGGGGCAGTGCCATGCAGGCGTTCTGCATGAAGACTGATCGGGCGCCCTTCGACGACAAGCGGGTACGGGAGGCGTTCTTCCTCATCGCCGACCGCCAGGAACTCGTCGACGGCGCGCTCTCCGGGGCGGGCGTGGTCGGCAACGACCTGTTCGGCAAGGGCTACGAGTACTACGCCGCCGATCTCCCGCAGCGCGAGCAGGACCTCGACCGCGCCAAGGCCCTGCTGAAGCAGGCCGGTGCCGAGAAGCTGAAGGTCACGCTGGACACGTCGGCCGTCGCCGCCGGATTCACCGAGGCGGCCGGCATCTTCCGCGACCAGGCAGCGAAGGCCGGTGTCACGATCGACGTGAGGATGGGCAGCAAGGACTCGTACTGGGCCGACATCCTCGACGGCGGCACCCTGGCCTGCTACCGCTCCGGCGCCATGCCCATCGAGGCGCACATCTCGCAGCGCCTCCTCACGGACTCCACCACCAACGCCACCCACTGGAAGCACAAGGACTTCGACGCGCTGTACCAGCAGGCGCAGTCCACCCGGGACAAGACGGAGCGGGCCGCCGTCTACGAGCGCATGCAGCGCCGGCTGTACGCGGAGGGCGGCTTCCTGATCTGGGGGTTCGCCGACTGGATTCTCGGAACGGCCCGCAAGGTGAAGGGAGTCGAGACCAAGGCCCCCGCCAACACGCTCGACTGGGCGCGCTTCGACAAGGTGTGGCTCGCGTGA
- a CDS encoding ABC transporter permease, whose amino-acid sequence MSGLRSFVARRLILGVAQTVAVVLLVFALTEALPGDAAVALAGDQPDPARIAAIREAMHLDRPVHERLADWATGLLHGDFGTSLASGRPVGQYIADGFGPTLLLAALTVALLVPIGFGLGVLAARHEGGFVDRLVSSVTLAVYAVPEFALGVLLVTVFALKLGWLPPTAVGYGTDLLAHPAALVLPVLVLLSRPVCSLVRLVRAGMVDALASPYVAHARRYGVADARVRYLHALPGAVAPAAQQLARTIDWLLCGVIVVEALYVIPGLGTVLLNAVAERDVPVVQGLAVVFGVLTVVLNLGADVVARRFAPRAGVAA is encoded by the coding sequence GTGAGCGGTCTTCGCTCCTTCGTCGCCCGGCGGCTGATCCTCGGTGTCGCGCAGACCGTGGCCGTGGTGCTGCTCGTCTTCGCGCTCACCGAGGCGCTGCCGGGCGACGCCGCGGTTGCCCTCGCCGGGGACCAGCCCGACCCGGCGCGTATCGCCGCCATCCGCGAGGCGATGCATCTGGACCGGCCGGTGCACGAGCGGCTGGCCGACTGGGCGACCGGGCTGCTGCACGGTGACTTCGGTACCTCCCTGGCCTCCGGCCGCCCGGTCGGCCAGTACATCGCCGACGGCTTCGGGCCGACCCTGCTGCTGGCGGCGCTCACCGTGGCGCTGCTCGTGCCGATCGGCTTCGGGCTCGGCGTGCTGGCCGCCCGGCACGAGGGCGGGTTCGTCGACCGCCTGGTCAGTTCCGTCACGCTGGCCGTGTACGCGGTTCCCGAGTTCGCCCTCGGAGTGCTGCTGGTGACCGTGTTCGCACTGAAACTGGGCTGGCTGCCGCCGACCGCCGTCGGCTACGGCACCGATCTGCTCGCCCATCCGGCCGCGCTGGTCCTGCCCGTCCTCGTCCTGCTGTCCCGGCCGGTCTGCTCCCTGGTCCGCCTCGTGCGCGCCGGCATGGTCGACGCCCTCGCCTCCCCGTACGTCGCCCACGCCCGCCGGTACGGCGTCGCGGACGCCCGGGTCCGCTACCTGCACGCGCTCCCGGGCGCCGTCGCCCCCGCCGCCCAGCAACTCGCCCGCACCATCGACTGGTTGCTGTGCGGCGTCATCGTCGTGGAGGCCCTCTACGTGATCCCCGGACTCGGCACCGTCCTCCTCAACGCCGTCGCCGAACGCGACGTACCCGTCGTCCAGGGCCTCGCCGTGGTGTTCGGCGTCCTCACGGTCGTCCTCAACCTGGGCGCCGATGTGGTGGCCCGGCGCTTCGCGCCCCGGGCGGGGGTGGCGGCGTGA